ATCCGTGGTGACCTGACTACCCAGGAATTTCAGCTTCAACCGGCGGTCGAAACCGACCCGCAAATCGCGCTTTTGGCAGTCACCCATAGGGTTCCCCGGACAGCATGGCATGAATGTGCGATATACCCCTATTGTTCAGGGGTTTGGCGCAAATCGCGTGCCACTACGGGGAAGTCATCTGGGAAATACGGGCTTGAGATGTATCGCCCCGATGGGGCTCAAGGTTTCTATGTTGATACATCGTTCCAGCGGTTCGCACCGCTGGCTATTGTCTGCCACCCCTTTCGGGGTTGAGAATTGTGTGGCCCTCAACCTGTTGCGCGCCCTGCGTCACCTCTCTTTCGCGCCAAGTCTCCCCTTACGACGCCCGCTTCGTGTGCGGATTGCTCGACACGACCGTCTCGATGCGGATCGCCTTCTGGCCTTTCACCTGGCCGACTTTGGCGTGGAATTTTTCCACCCCTTGAATCGACACGTTCAACGGGGCGTGGACGTCCTTCTCAGTCTTGATGACGTCGCCGACGCGCAATCCGATCAGCTCCCGCGTCGTGATCCGCGTTTCCGCGAGGTCGACGACGACCTCCACCTCGGAGCCATGCAGGTTCTGGGTGATCTGGTGGAGCAGCTCGGGATCGACGTCCTTGCGGCCGTAGCTGGTCCAGGTGTTGGCCGAGAGCTTTCCGCCGATGCGTTCGATGGCATTGAACGGAATGCAAAGGTTCACCATCCCGCGGACCTCGCCGAGGGTGACCTCGAAGCTCACGACGACGACCACTTCGTTCGGCGGGACGATCTGCACGAGCTGCGGATTACTTTCGACGCGTAATACTTCGAGATCCAGCGAAACCACGTTTTCCCACGCGGCCTTCATCTGCTGGAGGAAATGCGACGTGATCCGCCCGACCAATCGCAGTTCAATTTCGGTCAGCGGCCGCCGTTGCGACGCCCCGGTCTCACGGCCGCCCCCGAGCAGGCGATCGATGATCGGGAACAAAATCGAAGGGTTGATGTCGAGGATCAGGTTCCCTTCGAGCGGATCGGCCTTCAGCAGGTTGAAGCAGGTCGGGTTTTCCAGGCTGAACAGGAACTCGCTGTACGTCAATTGATCGACGCTGGTGAGCTGCACTTCAACGATCGAGCGAAGCAAGCTCGATAGCGCAGCGCCGAAGTTGCGGCTGAAGCCCTCGTGCAGCGTCTGCAGCGCCCGCATCTGTTCTTTGCCGACGCGCTCGGGGCGTTTGAAGTCGTAGAGGGTGACTTTTTCCCGCGCGCGCCCCGCCCCTCCGCTCATGGCGGCCGCCGCTTTCGCGCCCGCGGACGCGGCCGTCTGGCTCCGCGTACCGCCATCCATGGCGCTGAGTAAGCTTTCGACTTCGGTCTGGCTGAGTACTTCGCCGCTCATGGGTGGGAGTGATGAGTGCGGAGTGATAAGTGATGAGTGACGCATGCCAGGCTCAGGCCCAACTCATCACTCATCACTCATCACTCATCACTTTCACTCGAGTCTCCTTACTCCCGCACTTGTCCGTTTCCGTACACGACATACTTGTAGCTGGTCAGTTCTTTCAGGCCGCAGGGGCCGCGGGCGTGGAACTTGTCGGTGCTGATGCCAATCTCCGCGCCGAGACCGAATTCGCCGCCGTCGTTGAACCGTGTGCTGGCGTTGATCATCACCGCCGAACTGTCGATGCGGCGCGCGAACTCGCGCGCGGCGTCGAGGTCGTTGGTGACGATCGCTTCCGTGTGTTGCGAGCTATAGTGATTGATGTGCCGGATCGCTTCGTCCAGCGAACCGACGACCTTCGTCGAAATTATCGGCGCCAGGTATTCGGTGAAGTAGTCTTCGTCGGTCGCTTCCTTGCTGCCGGGTACCAGCTCGC
The sequence above is drawn from the Planctomycetia bacterium genome and encodes:
- the fliM gene encoding flagellar motor switch protein FliM, yielding MSGEVLSQTEVESLLSAMDGGTRSQTAASAGAKAAAAMSGGAGRAREKVTLYDFKRPERVGKEQMRALQTLHEGFSRNFGAALSSLLRSIVEVQLTSVDQLTYSEFLFSLENPTCFNLLKADPLEGNLILDINPSILFPIIDRLLGGGRETGASQRRPLTEIELRLVGRITSHFLQQMKAAWENVVSLDLEVLRVESNPQLVQIVPPNEVVVVVSFEVTLGEVRGMVNLCIPFNAIERIGGKLSANTWTSYGRKDVDPELLHQITQNLHGSEVEVVVDLAETRITTRELIGLRVGDVIKTEKDVHAPLNVSIQGVEKFHAKVGQVKGQKAIRIETVVSSNPHTKRAS